A single genomic interval of Nocardioides nitrophenolicus harbors:
- a CDS encoding helix-turn-helix domain-containing protein translates to MSHIDARWAQLLGTVDPAVLGSRVRAARVARGLNQADLVGEAYSVGYVSRIESGARRPTLAALTVISERLGVDVAELVAGASEAEVDEIRLGLSYAELALENGEAVDAERQARAALARAEGVSVTDLTVRGRFVVARSLEVTGRLDDAIRELESLLADVGGVAAIKCGIALSRCYREAGDLALAIEVGERIQPEIVASGLERTDEAVQLAMTVALAHIERGDLSRATRICTDAIALAEEMASPVARSAAYWNASIAYSERGETQSALTLATRALALLGEGQDARNLAYLRLELGRLHLGSESPDVETAIKHVTKAADELQSSSGSTAQVAHAQTILARALVMDGQADEALDVATAARAGTPKEASLGAAEAAMAQAEALAELGRDDEAVEACREAAELLSRRTEADRWVAQAWCELADLFEYLGEVAAAHAAIKSAASASGLRLRARAGRAQRPVRVS, encoded by the coding sequence ATGAGTCACATCGACGCACGTTGGGCGCAGCTGCTGGGGACGGTCGATCCGGCCGTTCTCGGTTCGCGCGTGCGTGCCGCTCGGGTGGCCCGGGGCCTCAACCAGGCCGACCTCGTCGGCGAGGCGTACTCCGTGGGCTACGTCTCCCGGATCGAGTCCGGCGCCCGGCGCCCGACCCTCGCGGCGCTGACGGTGATCAGCGAGCGGCTCGGCGTCGACGTCGCCGAGCTGGTCGCCGGTGCGTCCGAGGCCGAGGTCGACGAGATCCGGCTGGGGCTCAGCTACGCCGAGCTCGCGCTCGAGAACGGCGAGGCCGTCGACGCCGAGCGCCAGGCCCGCGCCGCGCTCGCGCGCGCGGAGGGGGTGTCGGTCACCGACCTCACCGTCCGGGGCAGGTTCGTCGTGGCCCGCTCGCTGGAGGTGACGGGGCGGCTCGACGACGCGATCCGCGAGCTCGAGTCCCTGCTCGCCGACGTCGGCGGGGTCGCGGCCATCAAGTGCGGCATCGCGCTGAGCCGCTGCTACCGGGAGGCCGGCGACCTCGCCCTCGCCATCGAGGTCGGCGAGCGGATCCAGCCCGAGATCGTGGCCAGCGGGCTGGAGCGCACCGACGAGGCGGTGCAGCTGGCCATGACGGTCGCGCTCGCCCACATCGAGCGCGGTGACCTCAGCCGGGCGACCCGGATCTGCACCGACGCGATCGCGCTCGCCGAGGAGATGGCCTCGCCGGTGGCCCGGAGCGCGGCGTACTGGAACGCGAGCATCGCCTACTCCGAGCGCGGCGAGACGCAGTCCGCGCTGACCCTGGCCACCCGGGCGCTCGCGCTGCTCGGCGAGGGCCAGGACGCCCGCAACCTCGCCTACCTGCGTCTCGAGCTCGGCCGGCTGCACCTCGGGTCCGAGTCGCCCGACGTGGAGACGGCGATCAAGCACGTCACCAAGGCGGCCGACGAGCTGCAGTCCTCCAGCGGGTCCACCGCCCAGGTCGCCCACGCCCAGACCATCCTGGCGCGGGCCCTGGTGATGGACGGACAGGCCGACGAGGCGCTGGACGTCGCCACCGCCGCCCGGGCCGGCACCCCGAAGGAGGCCAGCCTCGGGGCGGCCGAGGCCGCGATGGCACAGGCCGAGGCGCTGGCCGAGCTCGGCCGCGACGACGAGGCCGTCGAGGCCTGCCGCGAGGCGGCCGAGCTCCTGTCCCGGCGGACCGAGGCGGACCGCTGGGTGGCCCAGGCGTGGTGCGAGCTGGCGGACCTCTTCGAGTATCTCGGCGAGGTCGCCGCCGCCCATGCCGCCATCAAGTCGGCGGCGAGTGCCAGCGGGCTGCGGCTGCGCGCGCGTGCGGGCCGGGCCCAGCGGCCCGTCCGGGTCTCCTAG
- a CDS encoding DUF501 domain-containing protein: MTSTDEAVIAAQLGRPPRGVHAIGHRCPCGNPDVVATEPRLPNGTPFPTTYYLTCPRVNSKIGTLEASGLMREMQDRLGTDPELAAAYRAAHEAYLADRAAIGEAGRFDVPEIEGISAGGMPDRVKCLHVLAGHALAAGPGVNPLGDEVLELLGEWWAKGPCVAPGADGPDE; encoded by the coding sequence ATGACCAGCACGGACGAGGCGGTCATCGCGGCCCAGCTCGGGAGGCCTCCACGCGGCGTGCACGCGATCGGGCACCGGTGTCCGTGCGGCAATCCCGACGTGGTGGCGACGGAGCCGCGGCTGCCCAACGGGACGCCCTTCCCGACCACCTACTACCTCACCTGTCCCCGGGTGAACTCGAAGATCGGCACGCTCGAGGCGTCGGGACTGATGCGGGAGATGCAGGACCGGCTCGGCACCGACCCCGAGCTGGCGGCCGCCTATCGTGCCGCCCACGAGGCCTACCTGGCCGACCGGGCCGCGATCGGGGAGGCCGGGCGCTTCGACGTACCCGAGATCGAGGGCATCTCCGCCGGGGGCATGCCCGACCGGGTCAAGTGCCTGCACGTCCTGGCCGGCCACGCGCTCGCGGCCGGGCCGGGCGTGAACCCCCTCGGCGACGAGGTGCTGGAGCTCCTCGGGGAGTGGTGGGCCAAGGGGCCGTGCGTCGCGCCGGGAGCCGACGGCCCGGATGAGTGA
- a CDS encoding YidH family protein, whose translation MTAPDRPEATPRPRRRPHHVYDAGRDPEPRDSLANERTFLAWVRTSLALVAGAVAVSSPALEFTLATRLVLSLGLVVVAGVALGVGWHRWTRTEIAMRTGGVPPGFTGGMVVLGAVGLLMAGALASTIISH comes from the coding sequence GTGACCGCACCCGATCGCCCGGAGGCGACGCCCCGGCCGCGACGCCGCCCCCACCACGTGTACGACGCCGGGCGGGATCCCGAGCCGCGCGACTCGCTCGCCAACGAGCGCACCTTCCTGGCCTGGGTGCGCACCTCGCTGGCCCTGGTCGCCGGCGCGGTGGCGGTCAGCTCACCCGCCCTGGAGTTCACCCTCGCCACCCGGCTGGTGCTGTCGCTGGGCCTGGTCGTCGTGGCCGGGGTGGCGCTCGGCGTCGGCTGGCACCGCTGGACCCGCACCGAGATCGCGATGCGGACCGGCGGGGTGCCGCCGGGCTTCACCGGCGGCATGGTGGTGCTCGGCGCGGTCGGGCTGCTGATGGCCGGCGCGCTGGCCAGCACGATCATCAGCCACTGA
- a CDS encoding Ppx/GppA phosphatase family protein encodes MSEPVAAIDCGTNTIKLLVGDPVGDPVGVRRESRMIRLGQGVDATGRLAPEALERAWVAIDELAAIVRAVGVGPERTRFCATSATRDASNAGEFAAGVHARLGIAPEVLSGEEEARLAFAGAVRGLTAASVELRGPTLVVDIGGGSTELILGDPATGPRAAHSMDIGSVRLHERHVRHDPITPAEIAAVVADVDTALDACPVDPAAARSVVAVAGTNTTIAAGTLGLAAYDRELIHARALAVPDLLAQVERLLALSVAERRALGWMHPGRADVIDAGALILARVLARLSVEVVTVAETDILDGIAWSLLS; translated from the coding sequence ATGAGTGAGCCGGTCGCCGCGATCGACTGCGGCACCAACACCATCAAGCTTCTCGTCGGCGACCCGGTGGGCGACCCGGTCGGCGTGCGCCGGGAGAGCCGGATGATCCGGCTCGGACAGGGCGTCGACGCGACCGGCCGGCTGGCACCGGAGGCGCTGGAGCGGGCCTGGGTCGCGATCGACGAGCTCGCCGCGATCGTCCGGGCGGTCGGCGTGGGACCGGAGCGGACCCGGTTCTGCGCCACCTCGGCGACCCGCGACGCCTCGAACGCCGGCGAGTTCGCCGCGGGAGTCCACGCTCGGCTCGGCATCGCCCCCGAGGTGCTCTCGGGCGAGGAGGAGGCGCGGCTCGCCTTCGCCGGCGCGGTCCGCGGGCTGACCGCGGCCTCCGTGGAGCTCCGCGGCCCGACCCTGGTCGTCGACATCGGGGGCGGCTCGACCGAGCTGATCCTCGGCGATCCGGCGACGGGCCCCCGCGCGGCGCACTCCATGGACATCGGCTCGGTCCGGCTCCACGAGCGGCACGTGCGCCACGACCCGATCACGCCCGCCGAGATCGCCGCCGTCGTCGCGGACGTCGACACCGCGCTCGACGCGTGCCCGGTCGACCCCGCCGCCGCTCGCTCGGTGGTCGCCGTCGCCGGCACCAACACCACGATCGCCGCCGGCACGCTCGGCCTGGCCGCGTACGACCGCGAGCTGATCCACGCTCGGGCGCTCGCCGTGCCGGACCTGCTGGCGCAGGTCGAGCGGCTGCTGGCGCTCTCCGTCGCCGAGCGGCGCGCGCTCGGCTGGATGCACCCCGGCCGGGCCGACGTGATCGACGCCGGCGCCCTCATCCTGGCGCGGGTGCTGGCCCGGCTCTCGGTGGAGGTGGTCACGGTGGCCGAGACCGACATCCTCGACGGGATCGCCTGGTCGCTGCTGTCCTGA
- the eno gene encoding phosphopyruvate hydratase — MAAIEAVGAREILDSRGNPTVEVEVLLDDGSFARAAVPSGASTGAFEAVELRDGGDRYVGKGVQKAVDAVIQALGPAIEGLDAADQRLIDQTLLEADGTPNKAQVGANAILGVSLAVARAAADSADLPLYRYVGGPNAHLLPVPMMNILNGGAHADTNVDIQEFMIAPIGAPTFREALRVGAEVYHALKSVLKDKGLATGVGDEGGFAPDLESNRAALDLIAEAVAKAGYELGKDVVLALDVAASEFFDDGGYQFEGAKKTSAEMIAYYADLVANYPIVSIEDPLDEDDWEGWKAITDQLGAKTQLVGDDLFVTNVERLQRGITGGQANAMLVKVNQIGSLTETLDAVELAHRNGFRNMMSHRSGETEDTTIADLAVATNCGQIKTGAPARSERVAKYNQLLRIEDELGDAARYAGAGAFPRYQG, encoded by the coding sequence GTGGCAGCGATCGAAGCCGTCGGAGCACGCGAGATCCTCGACTCCCGCGGCAACCCCACCGTCGAGGTCGAGGTCCTCCTCGACGACGGGTCCTTCGCCCGGGCCGCCGTGCCCAGTGGCGCGTCCACCGGCGCCTTCGAGGCGGTCGAGCTGCGCGACGGCGGTGACAGGTACGTCGGCAAGGGCGTCCAGAAGGCCGTCGACGCCGTGATCCAGGCGCTCGGGCCGGCGATCGAGGGTCTCGACGCCGCCGACCAGCGGCTGATCGACCAGACCCTGCTCGAGGCCGACGGAACGCCCAACAAGGCCCAGGTCGGCGCCAACGCCATCCTCGGCGTCTCGCTCGCCGTGGCCCGCGCCGCGGCCGACTCGGCCGACCTGCCGCTCTACCGCTACGTCGGCGGCCCCAACGCCCACCTGCTGCCGGTGCCGATGATGAACATCCTCAACGGTGGGGCGCACGCCGACACCAACGTCGACATCCAGGAGTTCATGATCGCGCCGATCGGCGCGCCGACCTTCCGCGAGGCGCTGCGCGTGGGCGCGGAGGTCTACCACGCGCTCAAGTCGGTGCTGAAGGACAAGGGACTGGCCACCGGCGTCGGCGACGAGGGCGGCTTCGCGCCCGACCTCGAGTCCAACCGGGCCGCGCTCGACCTGATCGCCGAGGCAGTCGCGAAGGCCGGCTACGAGCTCGGCAAGGACGTCGTCCTGGCGCTCGACGTCGCCGCGTCGGAGTTCTTCGACGACGGCGGATACCAGTTCGAGGGCGCGAAGAAGACGTCCGCCGAGATGATCGCCTACTACGCCGACCTGGTGGCCAACTACCCGATCGTCAGCATCGAGGACCCGCTCGACGAGGACGACTGGGAGGGCTGGAAGGCGATCACCGACCAGCTCGGCGCCAAGACCCAGCTCGTCGGCGACGACCTGTTCGTGACCAACGTCGAGCGCCTGCAGCGCGGGATCACCGGCGGCCAGGCCAACGCGATGCTGGTCAAGGTCAACCAGATCGGCTCCCTCACCGAGACCCTCGACGCCGTCGAGCTCGCGCACCGCAACGGCTTCCGCAACATGATGAGCCACCGCTCGGGCGAGACCGAGGACACCACGATCGCCGACCTCGCGGTCGCGACCAACTGCGGCCAGATCAAGACCGGCGCCCCGGCCCGGTCGGAGCGGGTCGCGAAGTACAACCAGCTCCTCCGGATCGAGGACGAGCTGGGCGACGCCGCCCGCTACGCCGGCGCCGGCGCCTTCCCGCGCTACCAGGGCTGA
- a CDS encoding FtsB family cell division protein, with translation MADDRRTSRKPGRPVSGRSGPRYAERLKAERKKAAREREAALVRARAEHQQKARLTSRAAIVVLVLAVLAVSYASSLRAYLQQRSNINALEAQIAQREDKIDDLRDEKKRWDDPAYVAQQARARFGYVAKGETPFVVVDADGKPLDVSAELGDPAKVADPDRRTWYDDAWDSMKIAGNPPTTVRDPQDEIKAPKEDLEQ, from the coding sequence ATGGCCGACGACCGCCGTACGTCCCGCAAGCCCGGCCGCCCCGTCTCGGGGCGGTCCGGGCCGCGGTACGCCGAGCGGCTGAAGGCCGAGCGCAAGAAGGCCGCCCGCGAGCGCGAGGCGGCCCTGGTCCGGGCCCGGGCCGAGCACCAGCAGAAGGCCCGGCTGACCAGCCGGGCGGCCATCGTGGTGCTGGTCCTCGCCGTGCTCGCCGTGTCCTACGCCTCCTCCTTGCGGGCCTACCTCCAGCAGCGCAGCAACATCAACGCGCTCGAGGCGCAGATCGCCCAGCGCGAGGACAAGATCGACGACCTGCGCGACGAGAAGAAGCGCTGGGACGACCCGGCCTACGTCGCCCAGCAGGCGCGGGCCCGGTTCGGCTACGTCGCCAAGGGCGAGACGCCGTTCGTGGTCGTCGACGCCGACGGCAAGCCGCTCGACGTCTCGGCCGAGCTGGGCGATCCCGCGAAGGTCGCCGATCCCGACCGGCGCACCTGGTACGACGACGCCTGGGACTCGATGAAGATCGCCGGCAACCCGCCCACCACGGTGCGCGACCCCCAGGACGAGATCAAGGCTCCCAAGGAGGACCTCGAGCAGTGA